The Aneurinibacillus migulanus genome contains the following window.
ACGGAGCGAGTATTCCAGAAGAAATTGACGCACTTTCTGATCCGAGGGACAAGGCATTTAAATTGTCAAATGAATTGCTTGGCGCTTATGATTCCGTCTCTGTATTTGGAAATGCCATGCGTACACATTTGGTTCCATACTATTCTTTTACTGAGACAAACTTTAGAGGATATATACAACTGGTTAAAAATGCCGCACAAAATGAAAGTATCGCTACGGCTGCCGGGAAAAAGATACTAGGTTCTGCTGCAATACGTGCTCCATACCTTGCGTATCGTATGGGATCGCTCGCATTGAAAATTTCCGGGTTTACTATTCTTATTGCATTATGGAACAATCTCATGTTCGGTGATGAAGAAGATGAGATACCAGAACGTGAACGTCAGAAAACACACATTATCTTAGGTAGAAATAGTAAAGGAGAAGTCCTTTATTTCTCGCGCGTTGGAACCTTGGATGATTTTCTCGAATGGTTTGGTATAGAATCAATGACGTTGGATGCGCGTGACATTATAGAAGGACGTAGGACATTCAAAGAAGTCGCAACAGAAAACTTGTCAAAACCAGTAGTAAAAGTTGCAGGGATGATGAATAACATTCCTAAAATGATGTTTGAAATCATTAGTGGACAATCTTATTACCCTGATCCGAAGAATCCGAAAGAGTTCGGAAGTATCGGGGAATACATTGCAAATGTGTTCGGTGTAAAAAATGAGTATAAGTATCTTGAAGGATTACCAAAAAGACCCTACTCAGAAAACCTGGATAATTTTCTGTGGTATAAATCTGACCCGCGTGAAACTGCATATTATGAAACGTTATCGAACAAACGCAGATTTCTAAATAGAATCGGAAGAGGGACTAGCGGGGGGATTTCAACAGAAAAATCGGCTACTTTACACAATTTGAAACAAGCAATTAAATACCAGGATCAGAAAGCGATTAAAAAATATGCACAGGAGTATATCAAATTAGGCGGAACAGACGAAGGGTTTGAGCGTTCAATGAAATCAATGCATCCTTTGTTTGGTATGAAAGATGAGGTACAAGAACAATTTATCAATTCGCTTCCGCCTAATGATAAGGAAAAACTAAAAATTGCAATTGAATACTACAAAACGACATTGAATCCAATGCAATAACCAAGGTGGGCTTTCGCACTAGCGAAGGCCCTTTTTGTATCCTATTTAGGGGTGATAATTATTGGAAAAGTTCGAGTCGATAAACAGGTTGTTTATCTTTTTAGGAGGATTTACTGCAAGTGCCTTGTTTGGTGATTTTGATTACTTAATTAAAGGAATTTTAGGGTTGATGGCGTTTGACTATTTGACAGGATTTATCGCATCAGCCATAACCGGAAATTTGTCAAGTACGAAAGGTTTTAAAGGCCTTTTGAAAAAGTTCGTCATTATCATGGTGATTTGCTCAGGTCATATTGCCGATCTCATGCTTCAAACTCAAGGGAATTATGTACGTGATGCATTTATTTACGCATATGCCGCGTTAGAACTTATTAGCATTGCAGAAAACGCAGGTAGAGCTGGTCTTCCTGTTCCGTCGTTTATGAAGCGTGTCATAGCTATCTTTCACGAAAAAGAAGACCTGAAGAAAGAAAAAGGTGCATAAGGCAAGTTATACCAAGAACCAAGTTAAAAAAACAGGAGGAAGAAGTTGTGACACAAATCAAAGGAATTGACGTATCCCATCACAACGGAACTGTAGATTGGAAGAAAGTTGCCGCCGACGGTGTGAAGTTTGTTTTTCTTAAAGCCAGCGAAGGGACAACTTTTGTAGATAAGACTTTCAAAACAAATGCTGCGAATGCTCGTGCAAATGGAATCCGAGTTGGCGCTTATCATTACGCAAAATTCGGCAATGTCGCAGAAGCAAAGGCAGAAGCGCAGCACTTTTTGCGTACTGTTTCCGGTGTGAAAATCACATATCCGCTTGTGTTAGATTTAGAAGAGAACAAGAAGAAAGCAAGCAAAGTCACTTTGACAGATTCCGCAATCGTATTCCTGGAAGCGATTGAAAAGGCCGGATACTTTGCGATGATTTACGCGGGAAAGCACTTTTTTGAAACAGCATTAGATGAGAAACGATTAAAACCCTATGCGTTATGGATTGCGCGTTATAATTCGTTTTTAGGACGAGATGCGGGAATATGGCAATACACAGAGACAGGCCGAGTGAACGGAATCAATGGAAATGTAGATATGAACTGGTCATTTTTGGATTATGCTGCTCTTATCGAAAAGATGGGAAAGACAACCACTACACCACCCAAGGAGGAAAAGAAACTCATGAAAACAGAAGATGCAAACAAAATTATTCGTATTCTACAAGATAGATGGAATGCCTCAACGTGTCAGGATGAAAAGAAGGAAATGGGGCGGCTTGCCGATGAGGTGCGTGTGGCTGCTGGAATGAAGAAAGTGAATGTTTAAATACAAAAACAAATTGATCAACTAAAAAAAATAATAAAGAGCCGGGGATTCCCGGCTTTTTTTAATATTTTTGAATGATATTATAGAATCGTTGATATCCTTGTCGAGCTAGTTGTTCGCCTTCGGATATTTTTTTATATGCTGCTTTTTCTTTGCTTACATACTGATTCATCGTATATTCATTCGGATTTTCAAACACGTTATTAAGCGCTTGAAGTGCTTCGTCATACTGTTCTAGTGCTATCTTGCTTTTCTCTAATATTGTGTTCATGTCAGAAACATTGATTTTATTTGCTGATGCTAGACGAGCGAGTGCTTGAACTTCTTTCACACGTTTGGAATATAAATCAGTGAATTGAGCATGTGCTTTCTGTACATTTGTATACATGGTGGAGCTTCCATTTACCCGCATATCATTGTATGCAAGAGAAAGCCCTTCGCTTAATTTGCCAACTCCCCTGTTTAAATCTTGCAGATTGATATACATATTTGAAATCTGACTATATAGCTTTACGGTTTGGATATCATTTTCAGTATATGTTTTTACAGCTTTTTGTTGAACAGGTGCAGCGCTCGCGTAGTTTCCTCCAACAACAACAGACACAGCCATGATAGCGGCTATCAATTTCTTTTTCATCTCTTTCCCCTTCCATATTTTTCTTATATCGTATCGTAGAAAGGACTTTTTTACCATGAGAACATATATTCTTTAATTTTCGATTGAGCTTACTGTATCATGAAACCTGAAGGTATTCCGAAAAAAGAACTTATGCAGGTGCTGGTTGTACCTATTCAAATAGAGCAAAGAGCGAAGTGTCTTTAACGATTGTGAAGAGGTGAATAGTTAATGAAAGCCCCGTTCTTATGGGCTGGCTTTGGTGGATTGGTGTATCAGATTTTGAATGCTAAAGGGGTGCTTGTTCCTCCTGACCTTTGGGATTTAGGATTAGACCTTATCAGTTATGCTTGCATTGGTGTTGGTGTAGTATCTGGGTATACCGGGAAAGTGAAGAAAGAATAAGACGATTAAGCCCCGTTGTCCGTATGGGTGGCGGGGCTTAATTTTTTATTTTAGGATACATTATCTTATTTGATGAACGCTAGTAAATGTAAAATCTACAAAAAAGTATGATTATAGTAGATACATGCCGTTTCGAGGACAAACTCCTAAGGAATAAATTGGGGAATATAGGTAGATGGAAATAGGAGGTGAAAGTTCTGAGAAAAGCTCACAAATGCAGACCGGGGAATCCTGTAGTAATATGTTCCCCTTCGTTATATCCATCAGGTTCTCAAGGACCCCAAGGGCCACCGGGACCCCAAGGGCCACCAGGACCTCAAGGGCCACCGGGATCAGTAGGGTCAGTAGTGATCATACCCACTGTTCAAAGATATTTTTATATCACAGACTCAGATATTCAGGGCCCTCAAGTTATTCCAGCTACTGAATTTACTGGTGATGGTGGAGGGCCAATAAGTGAATTTACAAACCTTGGACAAAACAGCTACAGTAATCTTTATATTAATGGAATATTACAAGAAGGTAGCATATACAACGTAAGCCTAAATGCTCTAACTATTAATCCCAATGGCAGCACTATTTTTGCAGGTGAACCTATTATCCTTGAAATTGTTCAGTTTTCCGCTCAAGTATTTCCTTAAAAACTGTGTAATATAGCTGAGTGACCTTTCTGCTTTTGATGTTTTAGTGAGTGTGTGGCAAGGTGACTTAAATTCATAGCTAAGAAATACTATGCAAACTCATATCGATTATTTGGTTTCTATATCCTATATACGTCTTATTCATTATATTAATTTTGCCACACACTCTTAGTATTAATTAAAGCGTAAGGGGAGCGTTTATCGTTAGATTAATAGCGAACTCATCAGAAAAGAAAAAAGTAACCTAAGGTATCCTACTTTCGAGTTATAAATTGTGCTTATATACTAAGTCATTTGCTGTTCCTAAAGTATAGTGCGGGGAATAGAATGCAGTAACGGATAGGAGAAACCCTCTTCCTAGAGGTTTTCCAAAAAATCCGTAATGATAAAAAGGAAAGGAGTGAATGTACATGCCTATAGTTAAACCGTTTATAGCTGGTAGAAAGTTTACCTCTACAGCAGGGGCAGGAACAGGTACAGGTGCTACATTTGCGATTGCTGCTACAGCTTTTACCGATGATACTGGTGCAGCTGCGACAGCATTTCCAGCTTCATTTTCGTATTACAACCTGTATATTAACGCCCTGATTCAAACCGCTGATACTTCAACTGCAACCACAACTACATTAACGATCCCAGGTGGAGACGTGCTTGATCCAGCAACACCGATTACTGTTGAATTTGTTGTCACTTAGTTAAGGTTTATTTGTCGTAATATTGTACAAGCATAGTAACTCCATTAAAGAAGAAGTGAGACCATTAAGCCCCACTGTCCGTATGGATGGTGGGGCTTAGTTTGCTATTTTAAGATAAATTAGCTTATTTAATGAATGTTAACAGATACAAAAACTCAAGAGAGTATATTTTTAGATAGTGAACTGATGTAATTTTAAAAATGTTATTATATTAATAAATAAAACCTCTTCATAAGATACATGAAGAGGCAGGAGATGATTGAATTGGCTTGCTATCATTATATGCTCTTGTTGAAGTAAAGTTCCTTGAGTAAGTGAGCAGTCTTACCCAACTGTAAAATGTTACGGACAAGGAGTGATTACAGCTTCTCCATTTCCTACATTAAAGGCGGTAGTGGAGAACCCAAGCACGGCTGGATTTCCTATTGTGAGTGTAATGGTGTTGTTTGGCGCCCCTGGTCGGTTGACAGTCAACGTAAATGGAACAGGGTTAGCACCAAAGACTGCCGGCGTAGCACTACCCAAACCGGTAACTACCATTTGAGTCGTCCCCGTACAGGTTACAGTAATTGTAGTTGGATCTATGGCGAAAGTAAAATCTGTCGTTGTTATTGGTGGCGTATCTCTGAAAGTGAATGTAAGGAAACTAGATCCAAGCGTACAGGTAGGACAGATTTCCCCGAAGAAATTGATGAGTCCGTTGGCAGCAGTGCCATTAAACAAGACATCTTGGCTTCCCCTTGTGATATTAATAGGATTTCCTGCTTGGTTTGTTAGACTACACGTACAGGCTGCTCCACCACCAGGACATGAGACCATGGTTGATACAGATGATAAAGCAGGCACCCCATTAACTATGGTTGATGCAGTTATTGTTACAGCAGTAGGAGGAGTACCTGGTGCTATCATAAATGGAGCTATAAACATACCATTAAAATCTGTATTAACGGTGGTAGACAAAAACATAACTACATCAGAAGAGCTGGTTAATGTGACTGTCGCACCTGGTACTGGTACCCCATTACAAGTTACTGTGCCATTAATTACACCTCCGCAAACTACTGTTGGAGGAAGGGGCATTAGCGTTAGGAGTGGATTTGTACAAGGTATTACAGGCGGACATGGCGGACATATCTGTGAAATAGGAGGACAAGTGATTACAGGAGTACCACAACTGCATTTATGAAATTTGTTCAATCCTATTCACCTCATTTCTTGTGATTAATATACCTAGCACTATCACCTTATTCTGTTATCTTAGAAATGGCATGGACTATACAAGCCTGATTTAGTAATTGTTATTATGTATTAAAAGGGCACACAGTATTTAGAATGACTGCATAATTTAAAATTAGGGGCACACAGGGAACAGTTAAATCTTCCAAGGGAATACCTTGGAAGATTTTTCTGTTTTAGGAATAATTTTTTCTTTCTTCTGGAACAAGAACTAATGTTCTTGTATAATCTGAAATAAGAATGTATGTTCTTGTTGTAGGAGGATAAAAGGGATGAATCAGCTTTCAAAAAGACAACAGGAGATCTTTGAATTCATCAAGAAAGAAGTCAAAGAAAAAGGATTCCCGCCAACGCTCCGGGAGATTGGAGAGGCAGTTGGTTTGGCTTCTAGTTCTACAGTACACAGTCACTTAGCACGTTTAGAGAAGAAAGGCTTAATTATGCGTGATCCAAGCAAGCCACGGGCGCTTACTATTTTGCATAATGAAGAGGAGAATGTATGATGAATTTGTTCACATACTTAGGCCGAACAGTTGAGATTATTTACCTGAACCAGAATGGGGAGCTGAGTCAGAGGAAGATACGATTGCTGTCAGTGAAGGACGGAAAAATTCGAGCATATTGCTTTAAACGAAGAGCAACACGATATTTTTCAGTTGAAAATGTGCTGGCAATGCGGCCGGTAAACGAAAAGCGAGTGAGTTAAAAAAGACCCGGCTCTATACCGGGTTTTCGTTTGACCACATTGACCACATTTTTGACCACGTACTCATTTTATTAGATTGTTTTTCGTTTTCTATCGTTGTATATAATATAGAAGAAACTAGATTTATTTAACGGTATTTATCTACTTTGACCCTGCCTTTCTTAAGATAATTAAAATGGAAGTATAATCAGACACTGAAGACAAGCAGCTGGAATCCCTTGATATATAAGGGGTTTCAGCTCTTTTTGATTTCTCGAAAATGTCATTTGCAAACATTTTGCAAACCTTTATTGCACTAAAGTGATTTTCAGCCCGGTTTTTTCTCGGATTTTTTCATAGCTACATCGAAATTTTGAGCTAAACTTTCTTGCATATTCGGAAGCACATGAGAGTAGGTGTTTAATGTGATGCTAATGTCTGCATGTCCTAATCGTTCGCTAACGACTTTGGGGTTTTCTCCAAGCTGCAATAAAAGAGTTGCATGTGTGTGACGTAAATCATGAAACCTAATTTTAGGCACGTCAGCAAACTTGCAAGCAATTTTAAAATCGGCATTGATGTCGGCCGGGTCAATCATTGAACCATTCCAATTCGCAACCACCAAGTCGTGCTCTTTGTAAGCTGAACCCACACGTAGTGTTATTTCCATTTGTTTGATTTTATGTGCCTTAAGGATTTGTAATGCGAAATCCGGAACCATGATTGTGCGAATAGAACCTTTGGTTTTTGGTTCTTGAAGAGACAAGCTACTTTTTATTTTAACTAATGTTTGCTGAATACGAATAATCCCTTTTTCGAGGTCGCAATCTTTCCAACGTAAACCCAGGATTTCTCCTTTATGCATGCCGCAATAAATAGCTAGTATATAAGCAATGTATAGCTTGCTGTTTCCGGTTTTTCTTTTTTTAATCTCTTGTAAAAACTTATTGGGTTCTGCTAAATCCCATGTTCTTACCTGTCTTTTTTCGATTCTTGGTGGAGTCACTAACGAAGCGATGTTTTCTTTTATTGCGCCCCATTCAGCTGCTTTTCGTAAAGATTTACTTATAATAGCATGCATACTGCGAATGTAACTTGCTGCAAGTCCAGTATCCATTTTCTTTGAATATAGAGCTTGAAGATGCCTTGGCTTTATANTTTTACATATGTTGAAGCTCATAAGTAGATGGACGAATGGAATGTTTTGCTACATTTTCCATGTACTCTAATAAATAACTCTCATAGTCATCGGTGGATTCTTTGATGTATTCATTATTTTCTATTTGTGAGATTAGTTCAGCACATGCCTTCTCAGCCTCCTTTTTTGTTTTAAATCCACTAACGGTTTTCTGCTTTCGTTTGCCTGTTTCTAGGTCGCGCCCTACATCGATGGAGAAAGACCATTTAGAGCCGCGTTTGCGAAAATATCCTACCTTCTTTATGTAAATGGTGTGGATAAGCTGTGTACAATGAAGTGAGAATATTCGTTCTGTTTTATGATGAAAAAGAAGAGCCCGAAGGCTTTACTTTGGTTCTGAAACTGAAAAATGTATATTTAATTTCTATATTGATCCCACTCGTTTGGGAAAACAGCGATGTTTCCATCGTGAAAATCTTGGTTAATTACAATTTCGCAAACTCCCCATTTATTTTGTTCGATGATTGAATTATCGGTAACAGGTAGTCCTAACTTTTCAATAGCTTCTTCTGGTGTTGTTTTTGATGTGAATTGAATCTTTGCTAATTCATCTTTATAGAAAATTACGGTAGCATCCTCGAATACATCGTTGTTCCCATACATGAGATAGTCCGCGTATACGATTGAACCATTTTTTAATTGAAACTTACCATTTGGATATTGTTTTTCTTTAGTATCTTGTTTAAACATCTTGTTGAATTCACTTTTTGTAAGAGAAATTTTACTCGGAGTTTCTTGTTTTGTTTTTGTGGGTAATGTATTTGCTTCGGATGAAGTGTTTGCAGAAGGTTGTCCCTTTACCTCTTTAGAATGTATAGTTATATCTGCTGAATTTTCCTCTTTTATTGTTTCTTTGTTGCTACATGCTTGTAATAATAGAGAAGCCATCAGTAATATTGTTATGTAAGTTCCTTTCCACATCATTCTTCTCCTTTTTCATATACCTTTACATTTATGGAAATATTTTCTGAAAACCGTAAAATAATGCCCTGCTTGTCCAGTTAGGTCAGGCAGGGTTATTGTTTTTCAGGCTTTAATAAATGGATTTCCTCTTCGGTACGAGCAATACGTAAGATTTGATAATCCAAGCGTTTATGAATGCGTTCAGTGTCTTCTTTTGTTGCCATTTTAGATTGAACATCCGTAATCATGTGGAGTAGGCTTTCACCTGCTTTAATGTTTTCGATATGTTTACGTTCAATGGAATCATTCATTTCATCAAATCGTTGATTCATCTCTGTTTTTAATTGCTTAACTTCGTTTTTGACTCCGCGTAATTCAGCAAGAATCTCCTTTAGCAATTCATCGCTCATACATACCACCTCGCTTGCCTTGTTTCTTTAGTTTCTTAACAAGTTCAATAGCTTGCCTTGCCTCGTCATACATATGTTCTCGGAAAACTTCTTTTTCTTCAGGTGAAAGTTCGTCATATCCTTCTAGGTCGTCATAGAAGAAGAGGCTCATTTCTTTCTCAGCTTCTTTTGGTGACGGATTGGCTGTACGTCCTAAAAGATAGTCAGTAGTAGTGCCTAGTACGTTAGCTAAATCAATAAGCATTTCATTTGATGGAGAACTATATTCTGTTTCATAGTTAGATATGGTTGTCTTTTTGGTGTTAACTAACTTAGCTAGATCTTCTTGTGTATAACCCTTAGCTTTTCTAGCTTGCCTTAAGCGTTGAGCAAGCATATTTTCACCCCTTCTTTTGTTCAAATATATTGTACTAAAAAGCAATTATCTAGAAAATAAAGTCCAAAAAAATCAAATTTAATCATCGATATCCAAATAATTTGGATTTATACTTTGTATATAAGTTCAAGAAAGTTGGAATCGGTGGTGATGATATGAAGAACCTGCCGTTAATTCATGCTAGGAAGTCTAAAGGTTTTACTCAGGAAGAATTGGCAGGACTAATGAACCGTAAAAAGACAACAGTTAGTAACTGGGAAAATGGATATTTTTCACCTACATTATAACGGGGAAGTAAAGAAAGTAGTGAACAAGCAGTCTGGTGAGAAGGAAATCACGCTTGTGGTTCCGAGAGAGCAGCTACGAGGTAAGCTTGATTCGCTAGACGACATTCTTGGCGGAAAAGCAGCCATCACATTTGATTCATTGGTAGTCAACTATAACATCGAAATCAATACACAAACCAATGAGCCGCTGAAAAAGTACCAGGTAGACGACAAGGGTGTTGTACATGAAGTGAAGCCTGAGGGTGAGCAACTGGAAACAGATTTTGGTCTTCCGAAAGCGAAAATCCCGACCAAAGAAGAGCGAGAGAAGGTCGAACGTGAAATCGTTGGCGAGTTTATTCTCAGCGGATTGGCACCGAGCTATGAGGATCTGCCGTATGACTTCACTGATATTGTGAAACGTCGTCTGGAGGGCGAGACATACATGAAATTGGCGTCTGAGTTAGGCATTTCTTCTGGCAAGATTGTAGAGCTGATAGACGAGTATCGGAAACGCGTAGTTCCATTGGCAATGAAGTGGGATGAGTGGAGACAAGGGAAGGAACAGCCGAAACAGGAGGCTAAAGAAGAGCCGAAAGCTGAAATGGAGGACAAGCCTGAGGGGAACGAATCAGAAGACAAGGGAGAAGACGAAGAAGAGCAACAAGATGGTGTTGCGTAAGACAGCTAACACGGGAGTACAAAGCGTATAAAGCACGTGTAGTCGAGCAGATGCGTAGCGGAGATACGACGTAACAACAAAACCAGCAAGCCTTACTTAGCTTGCTGGTTAACAGGAATTACTTTACAACCTTACCTATGATTTGTTCTAACTTTATAGATCCGAATACTCGACTGTCATAGCTATTCCAGCGATTGTCGCCTAGTACAAATACTGTTCCTTGAGGAATCGTATACGGACTATAATCTTCCGTAACCCGAAGTGTTTCATCTTGTTTTGCTTCTAAATTTGTACTCAGTTAAGTAACGTAATAAAATCGATTGGTCGCAGGTAGTTGAATGAATCTTCTTGCTCTAAGGGAGTAGTGATTCTTAAACCAACGGCTCACCTTGTTTAGGAAGGGTACGAATCATCGTCCATTGTTTTTTCGAAAAGATGAACGCTGTTGCCAGCAAAGTAAGTGCGACAAAAACACCAGATTCTCCCGTCCACAATAATACAGAATCACCTTGTGTAAAAAGGTCAAAGACGTTTTGGATGATGGCATTCCATGTTGAATGTAAGAAGACTGCAGGCCAGATGCTTCCAGTTGCTAAACGCAAATACGCAATCACATACCCAAAGGACGTGACCGAGATCATAAAAAGAACGATAGAAAGAAGAAGTATTGGACTAGCGTAGTATAATCCAGCTACCATGAGCGGTAGATGCCAAACACCCCAAATCATTCCGCTTACGAGAATAGGCCGGGAAACTCGGGCATCGATCAAGCGTGTGAGCATGTAACCGCGCCACCCTACTTCTTCTCCAATGCTTCCGGGCAAGCCATAAATCGTTCCAAGCGTTGTATTTACTAACAGGAATATGCGCGAAACGATTTTTTACGACAAAAAAGTGAGCCGTGGTTAAGATGTACAGTGAATCTTTTCGTGAAATTGATTCAAATAAACGCGATATACGTGGTGAGCCGATGGGCTGATTTTCGTAAAACAGCCCATATTACGCAATAAAAAAGGCCGGTGCGGGTCCGGCAATTAATACTTGGAGATGATATTTTTTAATAATGGATTAATACTAGTATATTTTGCTAGATGAAGATGGTGATAGAAAAAAGGACAAACGGGCAATAAAAAAGGCCGACGCATGGTCGGCAAGTGAAAAGAAGGTTTACTCTCATAATATACCATATTTAGGTAAATGGGTAAATAAGGAAATTGATAGAAGGGAATAAAAAGAGCTGGCACAAGGCCAGCAAGGAAGAAAATATTCATCATGAGGCATTACCAGTATATGTTTTCGAATGAAAAAGGTGAAAAAAGAGAGCGGAAAAAAAGACCGGCACAGATTAGGCCGGTAAGTAGCAGGTAAACGTATCATCGTAAAGGCGATACATCACCAATATACTCATTCGAATAAGAGGTGAAAGAATGAGTAAAAAAGGACCGGAACAAGGCCGGCAGTTAACAAGTGAATGTGACATCTCCAGGAAGAGATACTACTAGTATATTCTGCTAGATAAAAATGGTGATAGAAAAAAGACAAATGGGCAATAAAAAGGGCCGATGCAGGTCGACCCCATTCTGTCCCCATAGGCCAATGAAAGGATACTACAATATATTCGGAAGAGGTGACAAGCGTGCGGGAATTTAGGTTTCAGGCTTGGGATAAAAATTACCCTCTCCTTCTATGAAGAGAGCGAAAAAGGGATTTCTACTGGGCTATTACATACAATACGCCCGTTTTTGTAAAAAATGAAATAAAAAACCTCCCATAGAATATATGGGAATAGGGAGGACATAAAATGCGTGATTCTTTGGGAAGAAATCGAGGATCGATTGAAAAGAGTTTAGGCAATAAATAAAAAAGACCCTCCTACTTATAGCAGAAGGGCGACGAGAGATAAGAGGTATCGAGAAATAGAATCGTGTATGATAAGTATTTCCTTTTCGTAAATAAACAAAACCCCTTCTGAAGAAGGGGCGTCTCAAGGGGGAACCAAACATAATGCTATTACCTACACAGTATATTGCCCTACATTTGAGAAATTAAACATAAAAAATGCCCCTACAGTTTATTAACCATAGAGGCAGGACAAGGAAGCAATGGCTGACTATATAGTATGACGTATAAATAGAAAAAGTTACAAATAAAAAACACCCTCTCTGGATTCGTGGTCCGGGGAGGGAGTCTCTGCTTTGGTTGAATTTACTGGTTAAGAATATTCTACCATGAGCAGGGGGAGTCGTCATGAATAAACATGTGTTTTTGGAAGAAGTTTGTGCTAAGTGTCCAGGTTCACAATGGGGAAAGTCGGCCATGTGCCGTATTCATGACATGCATATCGGCAAAGTACAGAGTTGTCCCCAATGGGAAGGGCATCAGGTGGCACAAGAGGAAGCGAATCAGGAGCAACTTGCTTGGTGTGAATTAGAACCCGCATTAGAAGCTATACAACGTGTAGAACAGGACCTGCGTGATTACCACTGGATGGCGAAAGAGATTCAAAAATTGCAGGATTGGGATAAGCATCAAAAGCAGTATCCGAGAGAGAGATGGGAGAGTCTGTTGGGAGCTGGTACGGCACAGTATGGTATTGAGGCATCGTTACCGAAGGCGAAAGGCGTAAATTCGGACGTAACATACAGAGAAGCGCAAAAGCTCCTACGGAAATGGGAGCG
Protein-coding sequences here:
- a CDS encoding phage holin family protein; this translates as MEKFESINRLFIFLGGFTASALFGDFDYLIKGILGLMAFDYLTGFIASAITGNLSSTKGFKGLLKKFVIIMVICSGHIADLMLQTQGNYVRDAFIYAYAALELISIAENAGRAGLPVPSFMKRVIAIFHEKEDLKKEKGA
- a CDS encoding glycoside hydrolase family 25 protein, with translation MTQIKGIDVSHHNGTVDWKKVAADGVKFVFLKASEGTTFVDKTFKTNAANARANGIRVGAYHYAKFGNVAEAKAEAQHFLRTVSGVKITYPLVLDLEENKKKASKVTLTDSAIVFLEAIEKAGYFAMIYAGKHFFETALDEKRLKPYALWIARYNSFLGRDAGIWQYTETGRVNGINGNVDMNWSFLDYAALIEKMGKTTTTPPKEEKKLMKTEDANKIIRILQDRWNASTCQDEKKEMGRLADEVRVAAGMKKVNV
- a CDS encoding DUF4183 domain-containing protein, giving the protein MIIPTVQRYFYITDSDIQGPQVIPATEFTGDGGGPISEFTNLGQNSYSNLYINGILQEGSIYNVSLNALTINPNGSTIFAGEPIILEIVQFSAQVFP
- a CDS encoding DUF4183 domain-containing protein, with translation MPIVKPFIAGRKFTSTAGAGTGTGATFAIAATAFTDDTGAAATAFPASFSYYNLYINALIQTADTSTATTTTLTIPGGDVLDPATPITVEFVVT
- a CDS encoding tyrosine-type recombinase/integrase, with product MDTGLAASYIRSMHAIISKSLRKAAEWGAIKENIASLVTPPRIEKRQVRTWDLAEPNKFLQEIKKRKTGNSKLYIAYILAIYCGMHKGEILGLRWKDCDLEKGIIRIQQTLVKIKSSLSLQEPKTKGSIRTIMVPDFALQILKAHKIKQMEITLRVGSAYKEHDLVVANWNGSMIDPADINADFKIACKFADVPKIRFHDLRHTHATLLLQLGENPKVVSERLGHADISITLNTYSHVLPNMQESLAQNFDVAMKKSEKKPG
- a CDS encoding Arm DNA-binding domain-containing protein; this translates as MFSLHCTQLIHTIYIKKVGYFRKRGSKWSFSIDVGRDLETGKRKQKTVSGFKTKKEAEKACAELISQIENNEYIKESTDDYESYLLEYMENVAKHSIRPSTYELQHM
- a CDS encoding helix-turn-helix domain-containing protein, translated to MLAQRLRQARKAKGYTQEDLAKLVNTKKTTISNYETEYSSPSNEMLIDLANVLGTTTDYLLGRTANPSPKEAEKEMSLFFYDDLEGYDELSPEEKEVFREHMYDEARQAIELVKKLKKQGKRGGMYER
- a CDS encoding helix-turn-helix domain-containing protein; translated protein: MKNLPLIHARKSKGFTQEELAGLMNRKKTTVSNWENGYFSPTL
- a CDS encoding 2-methylcitrate dehydratase — translated: MDIFHLHYNGEVKKVVNKQSGEKEITLVVPREQLRGKLDSLDDILGGKAAITFDSLVVNYNIEINTQTNEPLKKYQVDDKGVVHEVKPEGEQLETDFGLPKAKIPTKEEREKVEREIVGEFILSGLAPSYEDLPYDFTDIVKRRLEGETYMKLASELGISSGKIVELIDEYRKRVVPLAMKWDEWRQGKEQPKQEAKEEPKAEMEDKPEGNESEDKGEDEEEQQDGVA
- the lepB gene encoding signal peptidase I produces the protein MSTNLEAKQDETLRVTEDYSPYTIPQGTVFVLGDNRWNSYDSRVFGSIKLEQIIGKVVK
- a CDS encoding CPBP family intramembrane glutamic endopeptidase, which encodes MPGSIGEEVGWRGYMLTRLIDARVSRPILVSGMIWGVWHLPLMVAGLYYASPILLLSIVLFMISVTSFGYVIAYLRLATGSIWPAVFLHSTWNAIIQNVFDLFTQGDSVLLWTGESGVFVALTLLATAFIFSKKQWTMIRTLPKQGEPLV